The following proteins are encoded in a genomic region of Arachis ipaensis cultivar K30076 chromosome B02, Araip1.1, whole genome shotgun sequence:
- the LOC107625966 gene encoding probable tRNA N6-adenosine threonylcarbamoyltransferase, mitochondrial: MRQASDVKRTLVSKQPSRDAKIPISSASKEDRLARADIAAAFQRITVLHLEERCECAIQWALKMEPSIRHLIISGGVASNQYVQSRLDMVVKKNGLQLACPRPRPCTDNGVMVAWTGIEHFRMGRYDPPLPAEEPEDFVYDLRPRWPLGEEYAEGRSEARSIRRALLHPSLASIIQASSQQGHCMYFHVASASS, from the exons ATGAgacaagctagtgacgttaaaagaaCACTTGTTAGTAAGCAACCTAGTCG TGATGCCAAGATCCCTATTTCTTCTGCAAGTAAGGAAGATCGATTGGCCCGGGCTGATATTGCTGCTGCTTTTCAG CGAATTACAGTGTTACATCTTGAGGAAAGGTGTGAATGTGCAATCCAGTGGGCATTGAAGATGGAGCCTTCTATAAGACACCTG ATTATCTCTGGTGGCGTTGCATCAAATCAATATGTTCAATCTCGGCTTGATATGGTTGTGAAGAAGAATGGCTTGCAACTTGCATGCCCTCGTCCCCGGCCTTGTACTGATAATG GTGTAATGGTAGCTTGGACTGGCATTGAACACTTCCGCATGGGAAGATATGACCCTCCTCTGCCTGCAGAAGAACCAGAAGACTTCGTG TATGATTTGCGGCCGAGGTGGCCGCTGGGGGAAGAATATGCCGAAGGAAGAAGTGAAGCACGCTCGATAAGAAGGGCTCTTCTTCATCCATCTCTTGCGTCTATAATTCAAGCATCATCACAGCAGGGACATTGCATGTACTTCCATGTTGCTTCAGCCTCTTCATGA
- the LOC110269053 gene encoding uncharacterized protein LOC110269053: MPYSSPDVLQVVHPEVLEHRHMALWRSVTSLIYFAVIEWHQIDMVLPQFGGVQPRPHPALNIDFLMSKDGRGGDRWFSYHLQKWHLHWESRAESVLRFDVVVDPGPSREFLEWWSQHGKRFLSPDPHLEDPRAVAIPVEASQRGAGRVPEMDRPDNVPDKRRVRGELAWGHGGASVTGGGLIVLWRMMTRPDPRWGSTTRLARQR, encoded by the coding sequence ATGCCGTACAGCAGCCCTGACGTACTTCAGGTTGTGCATCCAGAGGTTTTGGAGCATCGGCATATGGCGCTGTGGCGGTCTGTTACGTCGCTTATCTACTTTGccgtcatagagtggcatcagatagaTATGGTTCTTCCGCAGTTTGGAGGGGTGCAGCCCCGTCCACatcccgccctgaacatcgactttctgatgtcgaaggacggCAGAGGCGGCGATCGATGGTTTTCGTACCATTTGCAGAAGTGGCATCTCCATTGGGAGTCCCGTGCGGAGAGCGTGCTGAGGTTCGATGTTGTTGTTGACCCTGGTCCGTCGCGTGAGTTCTTGGAGTGGTGGAGTCAGCACGGGAAGAGGTTCTTGTCTCCGGATCCGCACTTGGAGGATCCGAGAGCCGTTGCTATTCCTGTTGAGGCCTCACAGCGGGGAGCTGGGCGAGTTCCTGAGATGGATCGTCCTGACAACGTGCCGGACAAGCGGCGGGTGAGAGGAGAGCTCGCGTGGGGACACGGCGGAGCCAGCGTGACTGGAGGTGGCTTGATCGTGCTATGGAGGATGATGACGAGGCCGGACCCCCGCTGGGGGTCGACGACGAGGCTAGCGAGGCAGAGGTAG